The Rouxiella sp. WC2420 region GGCCTTGATGGTATGATTCTCGCTGTTAACGTCGACCCCGGCAGTCGCCTCCAGCGTAATGTCTTTTTTGGCTTTCAGCGCAATATTGTCGGCGCTGCTAGAGAGGGCAACGCCGCTGTGCAGCAGCAGTTTCTCTTTAACGTTATCGATATTGATCTTCATCTCTTTGGCGTCGAGCAACAGAGTTTGCTTTTTCTCGGCGTTATCAAAGTTATTGTCGAATTGAATGTGCATCGCGGTGGCATCAAGCAGCAGCGACTGCTTTTTCTCCTCGGCGGCAACGTTGTTTTGCAAATGAACCTGCATTTTTTCCGCGTCCAATATCAATGACTGTTTTTTCTCCGCCTAAGCGAGATTATTTTGCAGATTGACGATCATCGCCTTGGCATCGAGCATCAGTGACTGATGATTCGCCTTTTCATCGGAAAAGTTTTCAAGATTTACCTGCGAAGTTTTGCGGTCAAACAGCAGGGACTGCTTTTCTTTTTCATGCACAAATACAAAACCGCGCTGCTCATTGTCTTTGGTATAGGCGAACGGTGGCTTGTTTTTAGCGTTATGCATGGAGCCAAGGATCACCGGATAACGCGGGTCGCCTTCAAAAAACGCAATCACTACCTCATCGTCTTTTTCAGGATAAAAACAGACCCCGCTGTCTTTGCTGGCGTAGGGCTGAGAGAATCGCGCCCATAAGGGAAGACTGTCTTTGCCCAGCGCGGGGATTTGCACCTGAATGCGAAACTGTTTGTCTTCTTTCATTTCGCCGACCACGCCCACAAACAGTCCTTCTGCTTTTGGCACCAAATCATAGTACTCGTCACCCGCCACCGCTGGCTCTAGGCCGGTGTGCAGCGTGGTGGTCCATTTACCGTTTTCAGCGTGATGGTTAATGCCGGTCAGCAGGGCCTTGCCGCTAAAGTGACTGCCAAAGCCGCTGAGTTCTACCGTATCGCCGAGCTTGTGCTTAATCGTGCCGGGCATTTCAAAATGGGCTTGAACGCCGCCTGCCAGCTCGGCATTCACCATGGCATTCGCCAGGGCGCTTTGTTCTTTATGGGTCAGCGGCATCGAGTAGAAGACATCCCAGGGCTGATCCCTAAGGGATTTTATTTTACCCGGATCAAAAGGACCGGTCCCCAGCGCAGGGGCTTTCGATTTGACCGAATTTAACAATTGCTTGTCGGTATCCCAGCTGTGAACATTTACCCCTTTGGCCATATCGACATAATGCGTTTGCCATTGCACGCTGTTGAGCATCATGCTGCCGCCTTTTGGCGTCAGCATGCCGTGAGGGAGAGCCGTCCCAATCTTGGGTTCAACCAACGCCAGCGAGGCTGGGTGAGG contains the following coding sequences:
- a CDS encoding phage baseplate assembly protein V, encoding MNNFAVLFGKTKHTLDSKVATLISLDTTSAVNQIPYAALSYTLPANAMHSKMFDTLTTVAKTCEVGSEVEITKLGELLFAGIVTQQKISVKNGKPTINLKLRHRLFALQTLVRSQVFVNKSDMQIFGQLLKSEQLHVAPSATLGVMHEQMVQLNCTDWQFVRTRLKANDVWVLPHPASLALVEPKIGTALPHGMLTPKGGSMMLNSVQWQTHYVDMAKGVNVHSWDTDKQLLNSVKSKAPALGTGPFDPGKIKSLRDQPWDVFYSMPLTHKEQSALANAMVNAELAGGVQAHFEMPGTIKHKLGDTVELSGFGSHFSGKALLTGINHHAENGKWTTTLHTGLEPAVAGDEYYDLVPKAEGLFVGVVGEMKEDKQFRIQVQIPALGKDSLPLWARFSQPYASKDSGVCFYPEKDDEVVIAFFEGDPRYPVILGSMHNAKNKPPFAYTKDNEQRGFVFVHEKEKQSLLFDRKTSQVNLENFSDEKANHQSLMLDAKAMIVNLQNNLA